In Anaerolineales bacterium, the following proteins share a genomic window:
- a CDS encoding ATP-binding protein: MTTTANSKTIIMGVSDAILTKAPRFFGSPKSILTELFQNAYRAGAENILITWDPATRILEFKDDGRGCDPEDLVVVGDSSWDESSPAIDPAGIGVFSILRPEYCEQVTYRSKDWEMTISPKNLESAQTEAVYIEENIVGMTITIRLTPKADFAKEHFVQQARGRYPMNVTWQEIPKEGVTVKSEEILDVAHWTTLKIEDVGKLEVGKRTSFSSTQHFAVWQHAVINSSALRDALLNASQKHSSLANRIFQQINCVLDIDPASGIRPKLPDRDDVIEDAHMDAAAEKIVTNVMEYLLKPLHPELWPDRVNGYSYPRLESDLEPVSKVLFTDVPEEAVIRKVVGGGWGLQTEVLTHFGYKLICWDELTSYSYSTVQDDGMTIEIEWDCLRHYVRNTPVMVLGNEVLAQSLCSQGVYAEVNTQERKNKPDKVRVTGKVHKPNSMVAFAKKVTVNGTPVKWLLNNDYDFRKKGPLVITSLSPVEFYKSVKAGDPDSNLWVSMAVWLLYREGETYEYAELGEAEYVLHTSEIAEGLCQDALAVGAPELLGTAQTKGAYENALRNLHQAARFINEAKNIFGRIEQLEEQYDVSANVQRLAKSINSLTNKMGKTVKGMSEKLDTFANNSPDLIS, encoded by the coding sequence ATGACAACCACTGCTAATTCCAAAACCATCATCATGGGCGTCTCTGACGCCATCCTGACGAAAGCGCCTCGTTTCTTCGGCTCCCCCAAATCCATCCTGACGGAGTTGTTCCAGAACGCGTATCGCGCCGGCGCTGAGAACATCTTGATCACTTGGGACCCTGCAACAAGAATCCTGGAGTTCAAGGATGATGGTCGCGGCTGTGATCCCGAGGATCTGGTCGTGGTCGGCGATTCGAGTTGGGACGAATCATCTCCCGCCATTGACCCGGCCGGCATCGGCGTGTTCAGCATCCTACGCCCCGAATACTGCGAGCAGGTCACCTACCGATCAAAGGATTGGGAGATGACCATCTCTCCGAAGAACCTTGAAAGCGCGCAGACTGAGGCAGTTTACATCGAGGAGAACATTGTTGGAATGACGATCACCATCCGGCTTACCCCAAAAGCAGATTTTGCCAAAGAACATTTCGTTCAGCAAGCACGCGGTCGCTATCCGATGAATGTCACCTGGCAGGAAATTCCAAAAGAGGGCGTAACCGTCAAGTCGGAAGAAATCCTTGACGTCGCTCATTGGACAACGTTGAAGATCGAAGATGTAGGGAAGTTGGAAGTCGGAAAGAGGACCTCGTTTTCTTCTACACAGCATTTTGCGGTGTGGCAGCATGCCGTGATCAACTCCAGCGCACTTCGTGATGCCCTGCTGAATGCATCACAAAAACACAGCTCTCTGGCAAACCGCATCTTCCAGCAGATCAACTGCGTGTTGGACATAGACCCGGCATCAGGTATCCGTCCCAAATTACCAGATCGCGATGATGTGATCGAGGATGCTCATATGGACGCCGCTGCCGAAAAGATCGTTACCAACGTGATGGAATATCTGCTGAAGCCGCTCCATCCCGAGCTTTGGCCGGACCGTGTGAACGGCTACAGCTATCCCAGGCTTGAATCCGATTTGGAACCGGTCTCCAAGGTATTATTCACGGATGTGCCCGAGGAAGCGGTCATCCGAAAAGTTGTAGGCGGGGGATGGGGTCTTCAAACAGAGGTCCTGACTCACTTCGGGTACAAACTAATTTGCTGGGATGAACTCACGAGCTATTCGTATTCCACAGTGCAGGATGATGGAATGACGATCGAGATCGAATGGGATTGCCTGCGGCATTATGTGCGAAACACACCTGTGATGGTCCTCGGCAATGAAGTGCTTGCGCAGTCGCTCTGCAGTCAGGGTGTGTACGCTGAAGTAAACACGCAAGAAAGGAAAAATAAACCGGACAAGGTGAGGGTTACCGGTAAGGTGCATAAACCCAATAGTATGGTTGCCTTTGCGAAGAAGGTCACCGTCAATGGAACGCCGGTCAAGTGGCTGCTCAATAATGATTACGATTTCCGAAAAAAGGGACCGTTGGTCATCACGTCCCTGAGTCCGGTGGAGTTCTATAAGAGCGTTAAGGCTGGAGATCCTGACAGCAACTTGTGGGTCAGCATGGCAGTCTGGTTGTTGTATCGGGAAGGTGAAACATATGAATACGCCGAACTGGGAGAGGCAGAATATGTTCTACACACCTCGGAAATCGCTGAGGGCCTCTGCCAGGATGCGCTTGCCGTCGGCGCACCCGAACTTCTAGGAACGGCTCAAACGAAGGGCGCCTATGAAAATGCGCTGCGGAATCTCCATCAGGCAGCACGCTTCATCAACGAAGCTAAGAACATCTTCGGCAGGATCGAACAGCTCGAGGAGCAGTATGATGTAAGCGCGAATGTTCAACGTCTGGCAAAGAGCATCAATTCGCTGACGAATAAGATGGGGAAGACGGTCAAGGGTATGTCCGAGAAGTTGGATACGTTCGCGAACAACTCACCGGACCTCATAAGTTAA
- a CDS encoding ParB/RepB/Spo0J family partition protein: MSTSIVQVPIALIIPNPKQPRKYFDPDELENLTASIKEHGVIQPLLVCPADPDGIHILIAGERRLRAATGAHLETVPVVIRDVNSDDLAVLALVENVIRDDMSPVEEGNAYLELRRKGKSISEIARMIGTYDVRVGHCINCASLPDWTRGMVHAGTLYRSNDFISVMIEIARIDTAACEELAKEIVKKQPGLKAAKKSALGVLAYLQNLGTNKSEKKGKRKSAPVLDVASFIAETDIDEEAPHGWNVLQQAGYVPQWRMLAQVAIDVCKRCELRDIASSKMCSACTAAQMLADIAILHQGDEKERQPC; this comes from the coding sequence ATGTCAACGAGTATCGTTCAAGTCCCTATAGCGTTGATCATCCCCAATCCAAAACAACCGCGTAAGTACTTCGACCCGGACGAACTTGAAAACTTGACGGCTTCCATCAAGGAACACGGTGTTATTCAGCCGCTGTTAGTTTGCCCGGCAGATCCGGATGGGATTCACATCCTGATTGCCGGAGAACGCAGATTGCGCGCTGCAACTGGTGCACATCTCGAAACCGTGCCGGTTGTCATCCGCGATGTGAACAGCGATGATCTCGCGGTCCTGGCACTTGTGGAAAATGTCATCCGAGATGACATGTCACCGGTCGAGGAAGGCAACGCCTATCTGGAACTGAGGAGAAAAGGGAAAAGTATTTCTGAGATCGCCAGGATGATCGGCACGTACGATGTACGGGTTGGACACTGCATTAACTGTGCATCCCTCCCCGATTGGACACGCGGGATGGTACATGCCGGCACTCTGTATAGATCAAACGACTTTATCTCCGTGATGATCGAGATCGCAAGGATCGACACAGCGGCGTGCGAAGAACTGGCAAAGGAGATCGTAAAGAAACAGCCGGGGCTGAAGGCCGCCAAAAAGTCGGCGCTCGGAGTGTTGGCTTATCTTCAAAACCTGGGTACCAACAAGAGCGAGAAGAAGGGTAAAAGGAAATCCGCTCCGGTTCTTGATGTGGCATCCTTTATCGCAGAAACTGACATTGATGAGGAGGCACCGCATGGATGGAATGTTCTTCAGCAAGCTGGGTACGTTCCACAATGGAGGATGCTTGCTCAGGTTGCCATTGATGTCTGCAAGAGATGTGAGTTGCGCGATATTGCCTCATCAAAAATGTGTTCAGCCTGCACAGCCGCCCAAATGCTGGCAGATATTGCCATTCTGCATCAAGGTGATGAAAAAGAGCGGCAGCCATGCTGA